A single region of the Malus sylvestris chromosome 8, drMalSylv7.2, whole genome shotgun sequence genome encodes:
- the LOC126633256 gene encoding 11-beta-hydroxysteroid dehydrogenase B-like: MDLFNSVLNWVVPPASLVMLAFAWPALTFIIGCEWLYNLFNSEIVEDKVVIITGASSGIGEQIAYEYAKRRANLVLVARRENRLRVISENARLIGAKHVMIIAADVVKEEECRRFIRETISFHGRVDHLVNTVSLGHTFYFEEVTDTSVFPLLLDINFWGNVYPTYVALPYLRRTNGKIIVNASVESWLPLPRMSLYAAAKAALVNFYETLRLEVNHEVGITIATHGWIGSEMTRGKFMLEEGAEMQWKEEREVHVIGGPVEDFARLIVAGACQGDSYVKYPSWYDIFLLYRVFVPNILHWTFRLILPTHGGRRTSLLGTGGPISEGYGRPLLEGTPPRRFVGPNTISQQSPSRPLKME, translated from the exons ATGGATTTGTTTAACTCGGTGCTGAATTGGGTGGTGCCACCGGCAAGTTTAGTGATGCTGGCGTTTGCTTGGCCAGCGTTGACCTTCATCATTGGTTGTGAGTGGCTTTACAATTTGTTCAACAGTGAAATTGTCGAAGATAAGGTGGTTATAATTACAGGAGCTTCTTCTGGCATAGGAGAG CAAATTGCATACGAATATGCAAAGAGGAGGGCGAATCTTGTACTAGTGGCACGAAGAGAGAACAGACTGCGTGTGATCAGTGAGAATGCAAGGCTTATAGGTGCAAAGCATGTCATGATTATAGCCGCAGATGTTGTAAAGGAAGAGGAATGCAGGAGATTTATCAGAGAAACGATAAGCTTCCATGGCCGAG TGGATCACCTTGTAAATACAGTAAGTCTAGGACACACATTCTACTTCGAGGAAGTTACAGACACGTCTGTCTTTCCCCTTTTGTTG GATATAAATTTCTGGGGGAATGTATATCCAACATATGTTGCTCTTCCTTACCTACGTCGAACCAATGGAAAGATAATTGTTAATGCATCAGTTGAGAGCTGGTTACCTCTACCGAGAATGAGTTTATATGCT GCAGCAAAGGCAGCTCTGGTAAACTTTTATGAGACCTTGAGATTAGAAGTAAATCATGAGGTAGGGATAACAATTGCAACTCACGGATGGATTGGAAGTGAGATGACAAGAGGCAAGTTCATGCTAGAGGAGGGCGCCGAAATGCAATGGAAAGAAGAAAGGGAG GTACATGTGATCGGTGGGCCTGTGGAAGATTTTGCCAGGTTGATTGTAGCCGGGGCTTGTCAAGGAGATTCGTACGTAAAGTATCCAAGCTGGTATGACATATTCCTGCTGTACAGAGTGTTTGTGCCTAATATCCTGCATTGGACATTCCGCCTCATTCTTCCAACGCACGGTGGAAGGAGGACTTCCCTTTTGGGCACCGGGGGGCCTATTTCTGAAGGCTATGGAAGGCCTTTGTTGGAAGGCACTCCTCCAAGGAGATTTGTTGGTCCCAACACAATTTCCCAACAGAGTCCCTCACGTCCGCTAAAAATGGAATGA
- the LOC126631491 gene encoding cyclic nucleotide-gated ion channel 1-like, with amino-acid sequence MKNTEDKTFFVAVRTPEPTWSLDVAANGKAAVKLFDEEHSQSKKYWPVLIKDILHPQGSFDPMWNIIFIISCVLAVSLDPLFFYIPNINQDGKCLQLDKTLQTAALMLRSMTDLSYIVHIIFQSRTLVLSEVDAYSRASKVKSYTVSLKRMGGLVLGKKILQSSIPIDILCILPLPQVVILIFFSKMRGSGSLNTRKFLSSLVLLQYVPRVLRIYLSCKNLNKNPSVEIWVKGVFNFFLYILASHVLGAFWYFFSVQRVTACWQYACAKIGCKPSTFHCDDSSYRNMTSLNELCPINQPNATVFDFGIFHEAIQSDVLGLQDYPQKFLKCFWWGLRNLSSLGQNLQTSTYAWENLFAVSISITGLLLFLYLIGNLQTYMQLSTTRSEKLRQKMKMKDLEIELWLSRNGLPKELKTVFMENLQRKLEKNKEIHVVNMLSILPLEHKNNIKYHLCLAMLKNVPMLQTVDEQVLKVICENLKPVTYNEDSYMIREGELLDKMLFITQGIVWTYTSNNSIERSSGLALRTRCLTKSDFCGEELLDWASKCTSFSDIPISTRIVKAHTKVEAFALMANDLKTLVSKFWWHFNKEMPSSQEELLAATSIQAAWRHNRVKRRSSAISPLYLIDEGGKSQNFSTAF; translated from the exons ATGAAGAACACTGAAGATAAAACCTTTTTTGTGGCTGTGAG GACTCCAGAACCTACTTGGAGTTTAGATGTTGCTGCAAATGGAAAAGCTGCAGTGAAATTATTCGATGAAGAACATAGCCAGAGTAAAAAATATTGGCCAGTATTAATCAAGGACATTCTTCATCCACAAGGGTCGTTCGATCCAATGTGGAACATAATATTCATTATATCATGCGTTTTGGCAGTCTCGTTGGATCCTTTGTTCTTTTACATTCCAAACATCAATCAGGATGGCAAGTGTCTTCAATTGGACAAAACTTTGCAGACAGCCGCTCTTATGTTACGATCAATGACCGACCTATCTTATATAGTCCACATTATTTTTCAATCTAGAACACTAGTGCTCTCTGAAGTTGACGCATATTCTAGGGCATCAAAAGTAAAGTCTTATACAGTTTCTTTGAAACGAATGGGTGGTTTGGTACTTGGCAAAAAGATTTTGCAGTCATCCATCCCGATTGACATTTTATGTATTCTTCCCCTTCCACAG GTAGtaattttgattttcttttcaaaaatgAGGGGCTCAGGTTCTTTGAATACAAGGAAGTTTCTGAGCTCTCTTGTTCTATTGCAATATGTGCCACGGGTTCTTCGCATCTACTTATCGTGCAAAAATCTCAACAAGAATCCTAGCGTAGAGATATGGGTTAaaggtgtattcaatttttttctctaCATCCTTGCTAGTCAT GTACTCGGAGCCTTTTGGTACTTTTTTTCTGTTCAACGAGTAACGGCCTGCTGGCAGTATGCTTGTGCAAAAATTGGATGCAAACCTAGTACTTTTCACTGTGATGACAGTTCGTATAGAAATATGACGTCTCTAAATGAATTATGCCCTATAAATCAACCAAATGCAACAGTGTTTGATTTTGGCATATTTCATGAAGCCATTCAATCTGATGTGTTGGGGTTGCAAGATTATCCACAAAAGTTCTTGAAATGTTTCTGGTGGGGTCTGAGAAATCTAAG TTCTCTTGGTCAAAACCTACAGACTAGTACCTATGCATGGGAAAACCTCTTTGCGGTTTCTATTTCTATAACTGGCTTGCTACTATTCTTATATCTCATTGGAAATTTACAG ACGTATATGCAGTTGTCAACTACAAGATCAGAGAAGCTAAGACAGAAGATGAAAATGAAAGATCTAGAAATAGAATTATGGTTATCTAGGAATGGCCTCCCTAAGGAACTGAAGACGGTGTTCATGGAAAACTTACAACGAAAGcttgaaaaaaacaaagaaattcaTGTGGTGAATATGCTCTCTATTCTTCCATTGGAACATAAGAACAACATCAAGTACCATCTGTGCTTGGCCATGCTGAAGAAC GTGCCTATGCTGCAAACTGTCGATGAACAAGTATTGAAGGTAATTTGTGAGAATCTTAAGCCAGTTACATATAATGAAGATAGTTATATGATTCGAGAGGGAGAACTACTTGACAAGATGTTGTTCATCACGCAAGGCATCGTATGGACCTATACATCTAATAACAGTATTGAAAGATCAAGTGGATTGGCATTAAGAACTCGCTGTCTTACGAAAAGCGATTTCTGTGGCGAAGAATTGCTGGATTGGGCATCAAAGTGTACCTCCTTTTCTGACATACCCATCTCTACCAGAATTGTTAAGGCTCACACAAAAGTGGAAGCATTTGCTCTAATGGCCAACGACTTGAAGACTCTAGTCTCTAAATTTTGGTGGCATTTCAACAAGGAGATGCCAAGCTCGCAGGAGGAGTTGCTGGCAGCTACTTCCATTCAAGCAGCATGGCGCCACAATCGGGTAAAGAGAAGGTCTTCGGCTATAAGTCCCCTGTATTTGATTGACGAAGGTGGAAAATCACAAAATTTTAGTACCGCCTTCTAG
- the LOC126632140 gene encoding ethylene-responsive transcription factor ERF019-like, translating to MSYSSEESGSTPCSTSNRKLKGVRQRKWGKWVSEIRVPGTRDRLWLGTFCTAEAAAVARDVGYYCLRRPSTLEGLNFPLMLPSCVRDDMSPRSVQKAASDAGMAVDAQLIVNMSPPPQPAGTGSNAVETTEFWENGYVGETSTFTSTSMSSWGGGHGFGNGGDHQGCLSISVEDYDL from the coding sequence atgagTTACAGTTCGGAAGAAAGCGGGAGTACTCCATGCAGCACATCAAACAGAAAACTCAAGGGGGTGCGCCAACGAAAATGGGGCAAGTGGGTGTCCGAAATCCGAGTTCCGGGGACCCGAGACCGGCTTTGGTTAGGCACCTTCTGCACCGCAGAGGCGGCAGCGGTGGCTCGAGACGTTGGGTATTATTGCTTGCGTCGACCTTCCACGTTGGAAGGCCTTAACTTCCCGTTGATGTTACCGTCTTGTGTGAGGGATGATATGTCGCCCAGGTCGGTGCAGAAGGCAGCTTCGGATGCTGGCATGGCAGTGGATGCTCAGCTGATTGTCAACATGTCCCCGCCGCCGCAGCCAGCTGGAACTGGAAGCAATGCGGTTGAGACAACTGAGTTTTGGGAAAATGGTTATGTGGGAGAGACTTCGACTTTTACTTCTACTTCTATGAGCAGCTGGGGAGGAGGACATGGGTTTGGCAATGGCGGTGATCATCAGGGGTGCTTGAGCATTTCCGTTGAAGATTATGATCTCTAA
- the LOC126631490 gene encoding uncharacterized protein LOC126631490 gives MRVNQLAVGHLGKSDKNSGVRMALVDAKIARRGDFSKPSDILAFDLVRGAHVKWSPAVVVDRSLPEPPTAVFLHGILGSKKNWGTFTRRLAQEFPTWQFLLVDLRCHGDSASTKKRGPHSVSSTALDVLELVRQLRLTPRVIVGHSFGGKVALSMVDQAAKPLARPVRVWVLDATPGIVRPGVGGEDHPEELISALRSSPTEGQVSSKRDVVDALVQKGFSKDVAQWVVTNLRPTNSLGSSPSTFPWVFDLKGIAEMYKSYEETNLWKIVEDVPRGVHVNILKAERSLHRWALRDLHRIHAAKDLAAEEAGGVEMHVLEDAGHWVHANNPDGLFRILSSSFY, from the exons ATGCGTGTG AATCAATTAGCAGTTGGTCACTTGGGCAAGTCTGATAAGAATTCGGGTGTTCGTATGGCATTAGTTGATGCGAAGATTGCACGAAGAGGAGATTTTTCCAAGCCTTCTGACATCCT aGCATTTGATCTTGTTCGAGGAGCACAC GTAAAATGGAGTCCGGCTGTGGTTGTGGACAGGTCGTTACCTGAGCCTCCAACAGCTGTTTTTCTGCATGGAATTCTAGGTAGCAAGAAGAACTGGG GAACCTTCACCAGGAGATTGGCACAAGAATTTCCGACATGGCAG ttTCTGTTAGTGGACCTGCGGTGTCATGGTGATTCAGCATCAACTAAGAAAAGGGGACCCCATAGTGTTTCATCCACTGCGCTTGATGTCCTAGAACTG GTTCGACAGCTTAGATTAACACCTCGGGTTATAGTCGGACACAGTTTTGGAGGGAAAG TTGCCTTGAGCATGGTGGATCAAGCTGCAAAACCTCTTGCACGACCAGTCAGA GTTTGGGTTCTAGATGCTACGCCTGGAATAGTTCGTCCTGGTGTGGGTGGGGAGGACCATCCAGAAGAATTGATATCTGccctaaggtcatctccaaccgaagg gCAGGTTTCCTCAAAGCGGGATGTTGTGGATGCTCTAGTTCAAAAAGGATTCTCCAAAGATGTCGCACAG TGGGTGGTTACTAATCTTCGACCAACCAATTCTCTTGGTTCATCACCATCAACCTTCCCATGGGTGTTCGATCTGAAGGGAATCGCTGAAATGTACAAATCCTATGAAGAAACAAATTTATG GAAAATTGTTGAAGATGTGCCTCGAGGTGTCCATGTAAACATTTTGAAAGCAGAAAGGAGCTTGCACAGATGGGCTTTACGAGATCTCCACAGAATTCACGCGGCTAA AGAT CTTGCTGCTGAGGAAGCAGGTGGTGTGGAAATGCATGTCCTTGAGGATGCAGGCCACTGG GTCCATGCTAATAATCCGGA CGGGCTGTTTAGGATCCTTTCCTCTTCTTTCTATTGA
- the LOC126632141 gene encoding 17.6 kDa class I heat shock protein-like, with translation MEKGEKRGQASEKKTLEARETTVIANTRIDWKETPEAHIFKADLPGIKKEEVKVEVEDGRVLHISGERSREQEEKTKNWRREKLRSSREKEGREEKDRSSRERRIQSETLWACVVLAFGGGGFVCDTLTH, from the coding sequence atggagaagggggagaagagaggtcAGGCCTCAGAGAAGAAGACCCTGGAGGCCCGGGAAACAACCGTCATCGCCAACACGCGCATCGACTGGAAGGAGACCCCGGAGGCCCACATCTTCAAGGCGGACCTCCCGGGGATCAAAAAGGAAGAGGTGAAAGTGGAGGTGGAGGACGGGAGGGTCCTGCATATCAGCGGCGAGAGGAGCAGGGAGCaggaggagaagacgaagaactggagaagggagaagctcagaagttctagagagaaggaagggagagaagagaaagacagaagttctagagagagaaggatCCAGAGTGAGACTCTGTGGGCGTGCGTGGTTTTGgcttttggggggggggggtttgtcTGTGACACACTGACTCACTGA